TCGTCTTTACCATCATCCTCACCAATGTCTTTGTCATGGGTTAGTCTGGGAAACATAGCTCGTTCAAATACACTTAAGCCTTAACGTTGTTTTGAATTAAAAGAGTTGAGAATCGTGACCATAGTATGTAACCGAAAATAAGGTTGATTTGTTCGCAACTTTGGAGAAATTTAGCCTTCATAGCATGCTCAACCTAAAGATTGCGTTGGATGTGCCTCCACGCTCAACGTTCTTAAATACGTAGCAATTAAGTTGTGTCATGCATCGAAGTATTTAACATGGCTGACTCAGAACCTTGAGACGCTTTGTATCGTTTGGATGAATTAGAAGTTTCTGAAGGGGATGCAGCCGAAGAGAAGTTAAAAACTACATTTTCCAGACTCAAtagcatgccaaaaccaaagagGATATGTAACCAGAATGTTAAATTCCTTCAACCTCAAAAATTTGATTATATCATTTCTAATCTTTAACCTCAAAAATTTGCTTAATAGCATGGTGCCTGCGAAAGCCCAACTACCAATCGACCAGTCTTGCTTAAGACTCCCGCGGTCTTACCTCAACATGAACGATTTTCCAAAGAAAGAAATGGATTTTGGGGGGCTGATCTTCTCTTTCTAGGAAAGTACAAGAAAAGGTACATAATTTCTAGGCCTGTATGTATTAATAATCGTTATTCGAATAATATATAGTCATTTAGCCAATCCATTcaaggagagaagaaaaaaaaggtagGCCTAATTATAGCACGGTTAAGGACGAGATGCATGGTCTTGGTAAGAGAGGAAGAAATACAATCAGAGTATAATAGTGAAGTGCTATGGCGACAGAGAAACAGCACTTCAATGTTGAAACCAATGAGAGGTGGCACCACCAGCGGGAGCTAAAAGCTGCAATCACAGTGCCCAGTGCAGAATCCACTGCTTTGTTCCAGACATGCCCAACCTCTTTCTCTTCATTCCTTCCAAATATAGGATCTGCACCTATAAGAAGTTTAAAGCAATCACTACCATGCAATGAGTTTAATAAGAAGTTTAAACTTTGAAGCGATCATTACCATGCAATGAGTTCAGTTATAGATAAAAATGTTGTATCAAGCACATAGTATTCTTGAGAATCCGTCATCCATTAAGACATACAGAGACCTGAATCTTAAAGAAGGCCTCCACCTTCTACTCACAGGATGGACTTACACCTGTACGACGTTTTAAAACATTCATAACTGGCTGACCCACTTGAAAGTGAATTTATGTTTTCTAAGCACAGGGAGATAGAAAACAGGCTTCGTATTTCATACTGTCTACCTTTAACATCTGATCGGGACTTCCTACCCTTGAGCATATTGATGACAGATGAATAAACTATTTCTAGCCACAAAGCGTTATGGTACACCTTACAAGGGCTTTGATATTATTAAACAATAAGCTCAAAGAATAAAGAATTCTTTAATAGTACTCAAATGCCACTGCCCCAAAGGAAACATCAGTATGATTGATGCCCAATATACACCTCCCTGTACACATGTACATAATATGGGAGAGCGCATCTAAACGAATTGGCGGCTAATTCATCTTCAGGAAGATCCAGCCTAGTGTGTAAAAGAAGAGTCTTTGAAATAGCTAATACAATGAAACAAGTACACAAATCTTCTGTGACATGAAAATAAGGCAGCATTTCAAGTATAACACAaagacacacacacaaaaaaaaagacaaacaaaacaaaaaggtgGGGATAATTATGAGAAATTCAAGCGACATGGAAAATGAATCATCTCCTAGTGGGCAGGTAAACTTTTCCATGTATCATAGAACGGCCCAAAGGAATCTAAATCTTGTTGTCAATGACTACCAACTGAAACATTACATGAATGGCTCAATAAAACTcctttctcaaattcatcattGTAAAACATTGGCATTAAACTATGCACAACAAACTCCTTTCAGTCGATAGACACTAGTTAGTAACACTGATAACCTCCAAATACTGTTGTATGCAAAAAAACAAGTTTAAACCAAAGAAAACATACCAATAAACTTCACATCTATCAGACTTACCAGATTTAGCTTTACTACTTTCCCTTGTCTTTCACACGAGCTTTGTTCCTCGCTTTCCGGCTTGTGTCTTTGCCATCCTTACCTGCTTTACAGATTTTGTTAGATATCAATACTTACTAGGtaccaaaatgaaaagaaaattacagCTAGTTTAACCAAACTTCTCATCTATCAGATTTACTTTGCACACCTGCTGCCTCTATTCCCTTCACAGCTGCCTCTTTGCCATCAACACCTGCTTTATCGGTGTCGTTAGTAGAAAATAACATTGTCGTGACTTGATTTAAATCTACTCCAAATCCCCCATGTCGAGGCATGGTGCACCTGTATAATAAATCAAAATTAGAATACCGTCAAAACACATAGGATTACCACATATAAAAATAAAGTCATCCAGAATTGTGCCTAGACAAAAATAAACTTACTGAAATGCCTCAatatacgtgcatacagaatccCAATCACCAAGATCAGTTCCAGATATTTTAAGATCTGCCGCCCTTGAATACAATGCATCAGGATCAATCTCACGTTCGCCACCAGACAGGATTttcttccctttaaaaagaaatagaaaaagaaaatataagaagaaactgaaatttgaaaatATGTACATCTCATGCATAACGTCATGGAAGAATATAAAGAATACAAATGAAGCTGCATGCTGTAATACATTGGGGGTTTAAAACATCAAAGAAGCAGATATACAAATCAAAAATCGAATATTATTTCAATTGCTTTATACAAGAAATTTAAGTTACCTCGAAGAAAGACATCAAATGAGTTGCTGCTATGGTGCACATCAGGAGATTGCTTGGTGTAAAATGTACTACCAGCAGATGGACAGTCGTAAAGTATATAGAACTCAGTTTCATATCTGTCAGATACAAAAATTTCAATTAAAACAAAGGCATGAGTACTGAAGTACTTCAAATGAGAGCTACAAAACTGAATCTCTGAAAATTCAGACGAGGCAAAATATTCAATGCAAATACTTACTCTTCGAGCACAATCTTCCCTAACTTCCTCTCCTCTTCTGGGTTTAAGCCACGAAGCGGATGAATAACTTTAGTGCCAGCATTCTACGCAAAACACGTTAAAGGTCATCAACGAATTTTACAGCAGAACAAGAAAAACCAGCATTTCATGCGAGGTCATGCATTAATACCTCTAACAGTTGAAGTCCAACATCGAAAGGAACTTTCGCATTAAACTGGAAGTACTACCATGACACAAACACATGCAGGTACTCAAAATTACAATATACGGGGtcaaaaaaacaaaggaaaataaaGGAAATGTGATGCCTTCTCAGAGGGAATGTAAGAGAAtcatttgtcaaaaaaaaattcaccttTAACTTTTCATAGGGATGCTGGTTCTGAATGGCTTGGAAGTCTTCCTTGCACTTCTCATGCAATTTGTTAAACATGTCAACAAACAGACTCTCTACGAATTCCACTACCTGCATAAGCAAGAGCACATTCCAACAAATCTTTCAGATTAGTACGCATTCAGACAGTAGTGGATTCTCAAAAGAGGTGCTCATACCTCAAAATAGTGTCTATCAATTCGCATTTCAACATCAACACCAGTATATTCACACAACTGTTTGCTTATAGAGTCCTCCTTGAAAACAGGTCCTATCTCAAAAACACGCTCAGAACCACCACGGATTGCCATCTGCCTTGCAAATTGAGGTGAATGAGCTAGGCAAGTTGGGTATCCTTCCCAGTTAAGTTTACAGAAAGGTGCACCACTGCTCGAGCCTGCAATCAGTTTTTGAGTACGCATTCCAATAAATTTTCTAGATGAGAAAAACTCCCTCAATACCTGCACAAGTATGAATTTGTGCTCAAACAATTAGACTTGGCTTCGCGATAAGTGGAACACAGCACAAGCTAATCGATAGTTCAATGTCATTTATGTAGAGGATGCGTACTTACAAGTTCAGCGCAAGACTGAATGCGTAGAATCCCTTGGTTAACAAGTTCGAGCACATCTGAAACCCTAGACGGTACTCCAACCTGcaacatcaaaaataaaaacaactttaaCAGAGACGCTAAACTTTGTAGATGTGTGATCTATCCTGCTATGCTTGAGAAGAAACCTCCATAGGTTTTTCAACAAAAGCTTCACTCCGTGCTGCGGTATTAGTTTCTACTGGAGCCGGGGGAAGAGTTTTCCCAATGCCATAGATTTTGCCAACTAGAATTACAACCTACAGGCAGAACAGAAGATCAGCCATCCGAATTCCTCAAATAATAAGCAAATCGAAACATACTAAAATCAACGGAAATACCTGCTGGGATAAGTCCTTCATGGATCCCTGAACTCTAGTGTCAGGAAGTGATACAACCCCTTCCAAAGCCAGATACGAATGTTCTGCCAAATTGGTTACATCCTTGGCATCTTGTAGACCAATGAGATCGTCAGCAGTGTTAAGAACACACCTGATACTGAACTCGCCCTCTTTCAAAACGACCGATCCAATCCTTCTATGGACATGAATTGTGGAGGCAACTTCCCCTCGAACAGATATTTTTCTACCGAACATACTTTCATCAACCTTTTCCACTGGAAACAGATTTGGATCAGAATCTTCGATTGACACAGCTGCCTCTGCTAGAGCAGAAACAAAGGCTTGTACACGCTTTTGGTTAGCAGGGGCGGGGACATCTGAAACCCTAGACGGTTCTCCAACCTGCAACATCAAAATAGGAACAATAGGATCATCATTAAATTTAAATTTCATGGCAACAAATTGTACAATAAATCAACACATGGCAATAAGTGTGAGGCCATACCTCCATATCTTTCTCAATAACAGCTTCACTCCGTGCAGAGGTATCGGTTTCTACTGGAGCCGGGGGAAGAGTTTTACCAATGCCATAGATTTGGCTGACTTGAAGCACAACCTACAGGCAGAATAGAAGATCAGCCATCAAAATTCCTCAAATAATAAGCAAAGTGAACCATACTAAAGTCAATGTCAATACCTTCTGGGATATGTTCTTCATCGATCCCTTAATTCTAGTGCTAGGAAGCGAAACAACCCCTTGGAAAGCCAGATATGAATGTTCTGCAAAATTTGTCACATCCTTGGCATCTTGTGGACGAATGAGATTGTCCGCCGTGTTAAGAACACACTTAATAGTGAACTCGCCCTCTTTCAAAACTACAGATCCAATCTCTTTGATGACATGAGTTGTGGAAGCAACTACCCCTCTAACAGTTATTCTTCTGTCCATCAAACTCTCATTTACCTTTTCAATTTCAAACAGATTTGGATCAGAATCTTCAATTGACACAGCCGCCTCTGCTACAGCAGTAGCAAAGGCTAGACGACGTTCTATTTCCTTCTGCTTCTTTACTTCTTTCCTGGAAGCTCTTTGGAGAGCAAGCTTCTCTGAAAATTAATGTAAAGAATTTACAACGAATTGTACAAAACTAATACGGTTCTGAAAATTAATGTAAAGAATTTACAACGAATTGTACATAAATAATAGGGTAAGAACGAAAAATTTACAAAACCTAAAAATGGGAACAATATATATAAGTGGATCGAATTTATATTGAAATctacaaaaccctaaaaatagtAACAATAAATAAGAAACTTACCTGAATCATGTACGTTTCTAAATTTGTCTTTGAAATCCACATTAGTTCTCTCGGAAAGTATATCAGCATATGACGGATCCTTTTTTATTTCACTCCATTTCCCAAACCCATGTTTCTCTACTCCGGCCTCAAGGGCTTCGTTCTCCTCCTTAGTCCACTTTTTCTTTTTAACAACTGTTGTGTTAGGAGTAACAACTTCTACATTACCAGTAAGAACTGCACGCCTTTCTTCAGAAACAGTAAATAACAAAGATGTAGTCTCGGAATTAGGTTTAGAAGCCATAGTTGAAAATAGAGATCTACAAAGGAAATTAGGAGagttgtttgatgagtttaagatctttttagaatttttgtgAGGATTTCAGTAAGTTGAGAGCTagaattttttagaatttttgcaGGGTTTCGGTAAATTGGGAGGAGAGCTGTTGTTGTTTAGAGAGGGAAGATGAATGAATGAGGGTTTGGCTTTATGTACTCCGTCACAAATGTTAGTGTGTGGGCAGATACAGGATTATCTACATTACTACTTTATTACTGTGTTTTCTTGTcctctttttttttggtatcatTGACAAGTGGCAACTTACTCAAGCATCCGGGTCTGATAGTATACATTTTTATGTGCGACACCTAACTAGATCCTAGTGattgaatttgcttgattataaaATGGCTGAGGACCTGATCATCTTACATTATGCTACACTTCAAGACCTTCTATGGGGTGTATTCTTATACTCAAGGTGACGCACTCCTGGTGAGATTCTATGTTCCTTGTAGCGTGTTTGGATACGCATTTAAAAATTGTTTTTCGATTTAAAGTTAAAAAATTAGAAATCAGTTTGGTAATAATATTTTAGAACGATTTTTAGAaatagaaaaataattttttatcccGAAACAGAAGTCAGAAAAAGAAATTGCATCTAAACGTGCTATTGTGCTTTATTTATGTGGTTGTTCGGTTAGTCTTTTTCCCAGTCATGTCTTTTTTGTATGGAAAGATAAAATATTACACTATTAATTAAGAAATGTGATGCATAAAGTTATGATTTctagtagaagaaaaaaaatcttaatttcGCATTGCATATTGTTGGGCCTGTGTTGAATGCTTCGAATTATATGGTTGCTTTAGTCAATGAGTCTGAGGTTCTGCTAACCTTGTCTCAAGCAAGGTAGTCTCCCAAAAATGCTGGGTATTAGTATAGCACACTGATATCAGTTGTATCAGACGATATTATAGATTTTTATCATGTATATATCGGCGATATAAAGATTGAACGATAATATTGTCCGAATCAGCTGGTACAAACCGATATATTGGCTTCACTGATACACCTATATTATCAGAGTACGAGTGTTTATGTAATAAAAAACCATAATTTTTCCATCTCTACCTCCTGAATCTCTTCCTTAGATTCTTTCAACACAACtttttataggtgtttttttATCTTCACttccatctttttttctttttctggtcAGTTTTTTTTTCTATCGACGACAATTAGATgaggtttttgtttttgattgttttacAAACAATCCTATGATAAACcacattttattttaaaattttgagATACGTTTATGACTATTTGTGCTTGAACATGCTTTTGTAAATATTGAAAATTCTAATTTTAATGATGTATCGTCGAGAAAAACCGATAATATCTTCTACATAGGTGTATCATACCCGATCGATACGAGACCGATAAACGGTATTAACTACTTTGGTCTCAAAGTAGCGCGGCTAGAAACGCACCCTCTTTCTGCAAAGTTGATGAAGTTCAAcgttaaaagataaaaataaattggTTTATTCGGTAACACTGTCGTAGAACAGTGGTTGTCCATCCCTCCCCTATAGGGGAGGTCAGCTGTTCGACTCCCATGTGGAGCAAAGTATGTTGTACTTGTTAGTGGGGGTAGCGGGTCGAGCTAGGCAGTGGGGCCGGCCGGCTGGCTGGGTTACAGGTGGGGCTCAGACCCAGGCCCAGCTACcgtttgatccaaaaaaaaataaaaagaaattagtTTATTCAGTTGTTAGGTTTTAAATATGGAGCAAATCCTCGTAagataatgcggaatataaatggTCAACTTGTCTGGTCCCATATCACATACCAATAGGAAGAGAAATTCATTTCTCTTTCTCCGGgccattttcttttcaaatccttTTGTTCTATTCCCGCCATTGCTACCAACAACCATCATTTACGGAGAGTGAGATAATACTCTCAAAAGATTATCAAGTAGTatataaataatattaaaatcaTGATTCATTTTGATCTAATATTTCTATTTTTCTAAGTCTCCAGTTATATATTATTTACCCCGAATGATAGTTTTATGACAGTAAGTTCAAACCatggttcatttttttttcaatgttTATAAATCAAGAAAAGGTTAATATTCGACTTTCAATTAGTTAAAGTGATTTCTTATAAAATGAAAGAGTACTAAAATTTACCAAGAAAGATTAGTTACCTTTTAGGTAAAGTGCATGGTTCCACCTCGGCAAGGGGCTCAAAAGTATATGCATCCAACAACAAATAGTTTTAGCTTTtgaaatggttaatgaaaatgatatCAAAAGAAGAGAAGGTGATGGAGCTTTGAAGTTAGATTTAACTCAAGTTTTTGATTCACTGATAAGGGAATTTTTGTTTGAAATAACGAAGAAATATGGTTTCTCCCTCAAGTGTGGTTAATGGTTAAGTATTATTTTTAATCTACAAGGatatttgtgttagagcattgctagttCGAGCTCAaaagtgttgttatatcaagcttgttgtcaaatttagttgtcaaaaatatatcttgatttctagtttataattagttaagtctcagtcTAGGATAAAGGTAGTTCAAAAACAAACCAGTCATCATTTTTGTTCTACAGTTGAAGGCGAAGattaaccgaagcttttggaaaacttcatcaacaaaaggtaagtgaatactgaaccacctattttttAAGTTATATTcacatttttatccttgagacgtttgcatcataactaattagactagcttgcatagataGTCGAGAAccaattatttagtttacgaatttctcgaaatataatgactaagcttaatgaacatttgtccaTACTTGATAAAATTTaagtggagaacaatttattgtttggaaATAAATCATGATTCAGTTTTATCATTCTAAAATAGCCAGGAACATTGATGTGTGTCAttaatgttattcgggaatgtttcgaattgatttagagaaatatagaagtaCTATATTcgaaatacaagacagtgttatcagtcttacaaactgagataacTGTTATATGTCAGAACATGTacttcttgaaaaagcgggggtctaacaaccacacccaatatttcgcttagcaatctgtattgaaaaactccaatatactttcaagagaatcaactagacagttcaaatcaatcttaagaaaattatatcaaaaagtttatatctaaatttctcaattcaatccgcaatcaaacaaatatgaatttgcgagCACAGTTGaataatgagaaataacttgaacggtaccaaagaccaatgttcaagtgtcaatcaatttatataaacaaccaaaggttggattatctaattgattgatcttacgcaaacctgtgatatttatattatatataaacaaatataatacggaaaagaaataacacaaataccagaaatttcattaacgaggaaaccacaaatgcagaaaaagctAGGGACCTGGTCCAAATTTGGacaccacagtgtattaagccgctacagacactagcctactccaatttaactttggactggaatgtaattgaacctaattaatctcacactgattcaaggtacagtcgcgttccttacgcctatgaatccagcaggactctgtgcacttgattgccttagctgatctcacccacaactaagagttgctacgacccaaagtcggagacttgataaaccaatctgtctcacatgagaaaagtctattgaatagataaatccgtctcccgcagataaacctatgagttttgttccatattttgataaatcaaggtgaacaagaaccaattcatacaccgaacttatattcccgaagaacagcctagaaatatcaatcacctcacaatgatcttaattgcatggtagtgaaacaagatattgtggaatcacaaatgatgagacgaagatgtttgtgatttctttttatctttcatatcggagatcaatctcgagcaaatcttagaaaagatagtactcaatacgatagaacatggcaagatcagaacatacaactacaaataaaatagctgggtctggcttcacaatcccaatgaagtattcaagtcgttaacctatatggcttcgtgaaaaacctaaggttaaaggagaatcgaatcaaGCATTAACTTGTataacacagaaggtgtggggactaggtttcgcagttgctagagttctcctttatatagttttcaaatcagggtttgcaatctaggttaccctggtaacaaagcattcaatattcactattagatgaaaacctaattagactcaagctaatatctttcaaccgttagattgaacttaggttgttatacacaaatgaacttaGGTTGTTACAAAAATCtgggagcccgattgaatataagagatataaaattggatggtaccaaagaccaatatccgaggatcaatcaatttcaataaacaaccaaaggttggatttcacaattgatcgatacaacgcacaacctgtgatatttcgattatataacaaaatataatgcggaaaacaaataacacagacaccagaagttttgttaacgaggaaaccgcaaatgcagaaaaaccacgggactttgaatttaaaaaaagaaaaactcaaatGCAGAAAACTTTTAtaatccgcaaatgcagaaaaaccctgcaaatgcatacaccagaagttttgttaactagataattattaaaaaaagaaactcatgcggaacatttccgttactttgaatactcttctcatattctctatattcatcaagctcatcttctatTGCACTAATCCTTGATtccagattatccatcttttcctCAAGTCTCTTGGAGGAGGATTCAATTTTATTCTTCAAAGCACGCACTTGTTCCAAGAAGAGATTCAAGGTTAAAGAGAGATTTTTAAAATGAGAGGTAGGGGAACTCTCATTGAGGGAGGAATCACGTTTGTCAAAGCCAATCTCACTTTCAGAAGAatcgtgaaaatgcgggggtctaacaaccacacccaatattttgattagtaatctgtatggactaactccaatatactttcaagagaatcaactaaacaattAGAATCAATCTTaaaaaagatatatcaatgaGTTAAGTATCACAATctctaattcaatctgcaatcaacaaataaaaatctgggagcccgattgaatataagagatacaaaattggatggtaccaaagaccagtatccgaggatcaatcaatttcaataaacaaccaaaggttggatttcacaattgatcgatacaacgcacaacctgtgatatttcaattatataa
Above is a genomic segment from Papaver somniferum cultivar HN1 chromosome 10, ASM357369v1, whole genome shotgun sequence containing:
- the LOC113318578 gene encoding aspartate--tRNA ligase 1, cytoplasmic-like isoform X3 — encoded protein: MASKPNSETTSLLFTVSEERRAVLTGNVEVVTPNTTVVKKKKWTKEENEALEAGVEKHGFGKWSEIKKDPSYADILSERTNVDFKDKFRNVHDSEKLALQRASRKEVKKQKEIERRLAFATAVAEAAVSIEDSDPNLFEIEKVNESLMDRRITVRGVVASTTHVIKEIGSVVLKEGEFTIKCVLNTADNLIRPQDAKDVTNFAEHSYLAFQGVVSLPSTRIKGSMKNISQKVVLQVSQIYGIGKTLPPAPVETDTSARSEAVIEKDMEVGEPSRVSDVPAPANQKRVQAFVSALAEAAVSIEDSDPNLFPVEKVDESMFGRKISVRGEVASTIHVHRRIGSVVLKEGEFSIRCVLNTADDLIGLQDAKDVTNLAEHSYLALEGVVSLPDTRVQGSMKDLSQQVVILVGKIYGIGKTLPPAPVETNTAARSEAFVEKPMEVGVPSRVSDVLELVNQGILRIQSCAELVLREFFSSRKFIGMRTQKLIAGSSSGAPFCKLNWEGYPTCLAHSPQFARQMAIRGGSERVFEIGPVFKEDSISKQLCEYTGVDVEMRIDRHYFEVVEFVESLFVDMFNKLHEKCKEDFQAIQNQHPYEKLKFNAKVPFDVGLQLLENAGTKVIHPLRGLNPEEERKLGKIVLEEYETEFYILYDCPSAGSTFYTKQSPDVHHSSNSFDVFLRGKKILSGGEREIDPDALYSRAADLKISGTDLGDWDSVCTYIEAFQCTMPRHGGFGVDLNQVTTMLFSTNDTDKAGVDGKEAAVKGIEAAGVQSKDGKDTSRKARNKARVKDKGK
- the LOC113318578 gene encoding aspartate--tRNA ligase 1, cytoplasmic-like isoform X1; its protein translation is MASKPNSETTSLLFTVSEERRAVLTGNVEVVTPNTTVVKKKKWTKEENEALEAGVEKHGFGKWSEIKKDPSYADILSERTNVDFKDKFRNVHDSEKLALQRASRKEVKKQKEIERRLAFATAVAEAAVSIEDSDPNLFEIEKVNESLMDRRITVRGVVASTTHVIKEIGSVVLKEGEFTIKCVLNTADNLIRPQDAKDVTNFAEHSYLAFQGVVSLPSTRIKGSMKNISQKVVLQVSQIYGIGKTLPPAPVETDTSARSEAVIEKDMEVGEPSRVSDVPAPANQKRVQAFVSALAEAAVSIEDSDPNLFPVEKVDESMFGRKISVRGEVASTIHVHRRIGSVVLKEGEFSIRCVLNTADDLIGLQDAKDVTNLAEHSYLALEGVVSLPDTRVQGSMKDLSQQVVILVGKIYGIGKTLPPAPVETNTAARSEAFVEKPMEVGVPSRVSDVLELVNQGILRIQSCAELVLREFFSSRKFIGMRTQKLIAGSSSGAPFCKLNWEGYPTCLAHSPQFARQMAIRGGSERVFEIGPVFKEDSISKQLCEYTGVDVEMRIDRHYFEVVEFVESLFVDMFNKLHEKCKEDFQAIQNQHPYEKLKYFQFNAKVPFDVGLQLLENAGTKVIHPLRGLNPEEERKLGKIVLEEYETEFYILYDCPSAGSTFYTKQSPDVHHSSNSFDVFLRGKKILSGGEREIDPDALYSRAADLKISGTDLGDWDSVCTYIEAFQCTMPRHGGFGVDLNQVTTMLFSTNDTDKAGVDGKEAAVKGIEAAGVQSKDGKDTSRKARNKARVKDKGK
- the LOC113318578 gene encoding aspartate--tRNA ligase 1, cytoplasmic-like isoform X2; the encoded protein is MASKPNSETTSLLFTVSEERRAVLTGNVEVVTPNTTVVKKKKWTKEENEALEAGVEKHGFGKWSEIKKDPSYADILSERTNVDFKDKFRNVHDSEKLALQRASRKEVKKQKEIERRLAFATAVAEAAVSIEDSDPNLFEIEKVNESLMDRRITVRGVVASTTHVIKEIGSVVLKEGEFTIKCVLNTADNLIRPQDAKDVTNFAEHSYLAFQGVVSLPSTRIKGSMKNISQKVVLQVSQIYGIGKTLPPAPVETDTSARSEAVIEKDMEVGEPSRVSDVPAPANQKRVQAFVSALAEAAVSIEDSDPNLFPVEKVDESMFGRKISVRGEVASTIHVHRRIGSVVLKEGEFSIRCVLNTADDLIGLQDAKDVTNLAEHSYLALEGVVSLPDTRVQGSMKDLSQQVVILVGKIYGIGKTLPPAPVETNTAARSEAFVEKPMEVGVPSRVSDVLELVNQGILRIQSCAELVLREFFSSRKFIGMRTQKLIAGSSSGAPFCKLNWEGYPTCLAHSPQFARQMAIRGGSERVFEIGPVFKEDSISKQLCEYTGVDVEMRIDRHYFEVVEFVESLFVDMFNKLHEKCKEDFQAIQNQHPYEKLKYFQFNAKVPFDVGLQLLENAGTKVIHPLRGLNPEEERKLGKIVLEEYETEFYILYDCPSAGSTFYTKQSPDVHHSSNSFDVFLRGKKILSGGEREIDPDALYSRAADLKISGTDLGDWDSVCTYIEAFQCTMPRHGGFGVDLNQVTTMLFSTNDTDKAGVDGKEAAVKGIEAAGKDGKDTSRKARNKARVKDKGK